In a single window of the Campylobacter hyointestinalis subsp. lawsonii genome:
- a CDS encoding DNA polymerase III subunit delta encodes MYKKELQNLLNSPKFPNYFLLFGSEAYQVELFTKEILDKFDDENRLDIYFDEYDFNVARSHISETSLFCNSNVLHIKADKNIPTKELKTLIEICKKNENSVFIYEFYENEDKISFEAQKAFGVNFARFFVPSTPNEAINLLSYHAQKLGINATNAALYQIYTLQNESLYLASSELNKLESLSKNVDENIVNQLVFSLNGVNFETFFDKIISLQNIKDDFINYISDPNLNEIAFINSLYSSFFRLFKIQTYVKIYGEFDLKKAIGYLPPLNVANQLKRQALGINTELYMQIFQFLNLTEYDLKTKKDIEKESFLLSSILSIQNLIAKNRKS; translated from the coding sequence ATGTATAAAAAAGAGTTACAAAACCTATTAAACTCGCCGAAATTTCCAAACTATTTTTTGCTTTTTGGAAGCGAAGCTTATCAAGTTGAGCTTTTTACTAAAGAGATTCTTGATAAATTTGATGATGAAAATAGACTAGATATTTATTTTGACGAGTATGATTTTAACGTTGCAAGATCGCATATATCAGAAACTTCGCTATTTTGTAATTCAAACGTGCTACATATAAAAGCAGACAAAAATATCCCCACAAAAGAGTTAAAAACTCTCATAGAAATATGCAAAAAAAACGAAAATAGCGTATTCATCTATGAATTTTATGAAAATGAAGATAAAATTTCATTTGAGGCGCAAAAAGCATTTGGTGTAAATTTTGCAAGATTTTTTGTGCCAAGCACTCCAAACGAAGCGATAAATTTACTATCATATCACGCGCAAAAACTAGGCATAAATGCTACAAATGCAGCTCTTTATCAAATTTATACATTGCAAAATGAAAGCCTATATCTAGCAAGTAGCGAACTAAATAAGCTAGAAAGTTTGTCAAAAAATGTTGATGAAAATATAGTAAATCAACTAGTCTTTAGCCTAAATGGAGTAAATTTCGAAACATTTTTTGATAAAATCATATCATTGCAAAACATAAAAGATGATTTTATAAATTACATTAGCGACCCAAACTTAAATGAAATAGCATTTATAAACTCACTATATTCATCATTTTTTAGACTTTTTAAAATTCAAACATATGTCAAAATTTATGGCGAATTTGACCTTAAAAAAGCTATCGGATATCTCCCGCCTTTAAACGTTGCAAATCAGCTAAAAAGACAAGCTTTAGGTATAAATACAGAACTTTATATGCAAATTTTCCAGTTTTTAAATTTAACCGAGTATGATTTGAAAACGAAAAAAGATATAGAAAAAGAGAGTTTTTTGCTATCTTCTATACTATCCATACAAAATCTAATAGCAAAAAACAGAAAATCTTAA
- a CDS encoding DNA-processing protein DprA, with protein MDFITEIPTSLKLLKKPVDKLYYKGDLGLLDFPKIAIVGSRKCSQYTKNLVYSLALSLKNHGICVVSGAAIGTDCVAHEGAYPNTIAVFGNGLENIYPAQNKKIIEQIYKNSLALSEYEPNFKATPWSFLERNRIVVALSDAVVVGEADFKSGSMSSARLALDMNIPLFVLPQRLGESNGTNELLKNKKAELITDFDEFALLFKSEKTSIQSGDEVLKFIKTNSNFDECYAKFGDILYEYELDGKIAIDGIYVRVLQ; from the coding sequence ATGGACTTTATAACTGAAATTCCAACTAGCTTAAAATTGCTAAAAAAACCAGTAGATAAACTTTACTATAAAGGTGATCTTGGGCTTTTAGACTTTCCAAAAATTGCTATAGTTGGTTCAAGAAAATGTTCGCAATATACTAAAAATTTAGTTTATAGCCTAGCTCTTAGTCTTAAAAATCATGGTATTTGTGTTGTTAGTGGAGCGGCGATCGGTACTGACTGCGTTGCTCATGAAGGTGCCTATCCTAATACCATAGCAGTTTTTGGCAACGGGCTTGAAAATATCTATCCTGCTCAAAATAAAAAAATAATAGAGCAAATTTATAAAAACTCACTTGCCTTAAGTGAGTATGAGCCAAATTTTAAGGCTACACCTTGGAGCTTTTTAGAGCGAAATCGCATCGTAGTAGCTTTAAGTGACGCGGTTGTCGTGGGCGAAGCTGATTTTAAAAGCGGTTCTATGAGTAGTGCTAGACTCGCTTTAGATATGAATATACCTCTGTTTGTGCTACCTCAACGCCTAGGCGAAAGCAATGGGACAAATGAGCTTTTAAAAAATAAAAAAGCTGAGCTAATCACTGATTTTGATGAATTTGCGCTTTTGTTTAAGAGTGAAAAAACATCTATACAAAGCGGTGATGAGGTGCTAAAATTTATAAAAACTAACTCAAATTTCGATGAATGCTATGCTAAATTTGGCGATATTTTATATGAATACGAGCTTGATGGCAAAATCGCAATAGATGGCATTTATGTAAGGGTTTTGCAATGA
- the ruvX gene encoding Holliday junction resolvase RuvX → MIVAIDVGLKRIGVAFAINKNLVLPSEPVLRKNRVQAANDTLKILKEKNAKTLVVGLPKGGYSEDEMQRRIKHFISLVGFDGEIIYQDEAYSSFEASALVKDKRDGKFDSIAAMIILKRYLGIL, encoded by the coding sequence ATGATAGTAGCAATAGATGTTGGCTTAAAAAGGATAGGTGTTGCTTTTGCTATAAATAAAAATTTAGTTTTACCAAGTGAGCCAGTGCTTCGTAAAAACCGAGTTCAAGCAGCAAATGACACTCTAAAAATACTAAAAGAAAAAAACGCCAAAACGCTTGTAGTTGGTCTTCCAAAAGGCGGATATAGCGAAGATGAAATGCAAAGAAGAATAAAGCATTTTATATCGCTTGTTGGATTTGATGGGGAGATAATATATCAAGATGAAGCGTATTCGAGTTTTGAAGCAAGTGCTTTGGTAAAAGATAAAAGAGATGGTAAATTTGATAGTATAGCTGCGATGATAATACTAAAAAGATATTTAGGAATTTTATAA
- a CDS encoding HDOD domain-containing protein, producing MNQAIYKSIKTLPPFDGTVAKIQQICCDEDSNIKDLIEVIKTDPMLTANILRSANSPLYGFSREITDINRAVMLFGLATIRGFALCGAIKKTFSIDLSPYKISSEAFLNMATAQNALIFNWYGSVNRELLKVLSPASFMMEVGKIIVAKELIEHEKDASFKDALKNISSPNDLSELEIKMVGISNEEVAAKIFEQWNLETELVEAILYSSNPDDAPESIKECAIALKIVKSAINVFGQLTDENLESTLTLLDTYGFEQAKFIDAVKKVKG from the coding sequence ATGAATCAAGCAATATACAAAAGCATAAAAACTTTGCCTCCATTTGATGGAACAGTCGCTAAGATACAACAAATTTGTTGTGATGAAGATAGCAATATCAAAGATCTAATAGAAGTGATTAAAACAGATCCTATGCTAACTGCAAATATTTTACGCTCAGCAAATAGTCCGCTTTATGGATTTAGCAGAGAAATAACAGATATCAACCGCGCAGTTATGTTGTTTGGCTTAGCCACCATAAGAGGCTTTGCGCTCTGCGGAGCTATCAAAAAAACTTTTTCTATAGATTTAAGTCCGTATAAAATTTCAAGTGAAGCATTTTTAAATATGGCAACCGCTCAAAATGCACTTATTTTTAACTGGTACGGAAGCGTAAATAGAGAGCTTTTAAAAGTACTATCTCCTGCTAGCTTTATGATGGAAGTCGGTAAAATCATAGTGGCAAAAGAATTAATAGAGCATGAAAAAGACGCATCTTTTAAAGATGCACTAAAAAATATAAGTAGCCCAAATGATCTTTCAGAATTAGAAATAAAAATGGTTGGTATATCAAATGAAGAGGTCGCTGCTAAGATTTTTGAGCAATGGAACCTAGAAACAGAACTTGTTGAGGCTATATTGTATTCAAGCAATCCAGATGACGCTCCTGAATCTATAAAAGAGTGCGCTATCGCTCTAAAAATAGTCAAAAGTGCTATCAATGTATTTGGACAACTTACAGATGAAAATTTAGAAAGTACGCTTACTCTACTTGATACTTATGGCTTTGAACAAGCTAAATTTATAGATGCGGTTAAAAAAGTCAAAGGGTGA
- a CDS encoding divergent polysaccharide deacetylase family protein — protein MAKSKKRKKLPKFKKGAFKVYIGIFICISIIFAVLYLVTNSNKNVVKDDQKTISKIEEYLDTQKKNISKNSSKDISTAHVLSDLNLSKTHKSEQNISTNNTFINLKKDENVSQKETGINLKQDANISDTQKDANINLKKDENLSQKETKTPEVLHNKEKHQANTRAKLAIIIDDVAYRAQADKIKSLGLKITPSIFPPTKAHPNTVAISKDFEFYMIHLPLEAMFFSKAEPNTLKVGDSKSKIEDRISTIKNQFGNVKYINNHTGSKFTSNYKSMQILLSSLDKMGILFVDSLTSNASKAGYVSKELGLKYVKRDVFLDNDQDVSKILKQLSLAIKQAKKRGYAIAIGHPHDLTFKALKIAKQTILKDVDVVYLKEIYGLYN, from the coding sequence TTGGCAAAGTCAAAAAAAAGAAAAAAGCTCCCTAAATTTAAAAAGGGGGCTTTTAAAGTTTATATCGGTATATTTATCTGTATATCTATCATTTTTGCTGTTTTATATCTAGTTACGAACTCAAATAAAAATGTCGTTAAAGATGATCAAAAGACGATTTCCAAGATAGAAGAGTACCTTGATACTCAGAAAAAAAACATATCTAAAAATAGCTCAAAAGATATCAGCACAGCTCATGTTCTTAGCGATTTAAATCTTAGTAAAACTCATAAATCAGAGCAAAATATAAGCACAAACAATACATTTATAAATTTAAAAAAAGATGAAAATGTTAGCCAAAAAGAGACAGGTATAAATTTAAAACAAGACGCAAACATCAGCGATACTCAAAAAGATGCGAATATAAATTTAAAAAAAGATGAAAATCTTAGTCAAAAAGAGACAAAAACGCCAGAAGTTTTACATAATAAAGAAAAGCATCAAGCAAATACGAGAGCCAAACTAGCGATCATCATAGATGATGTAGCATACAGAGCTCAAGCAGATAAAATAAAATCTTTAGGCTTAAAAATCACGCCTTCTATATTTCCTCCTACTAAAGCCCATCCAAACACAGTCGCTATCTCTAAAGATTTTGAGTTTTATATGATACATCTTCCTCTTGAGGCTATGTTTTTTAGTAAAGCCGAGCCAAATACATTAAAAGTAGGCGACTCAAAAAGTAAGATAGAAGATAGGATATCTACTATAAAAAATCAATTTGGCAACGTCAAGTATATCAACAATCACACCGGTAGTAAATTTACTAGCAACTATAAGTCTATGCAGATACTTTTAAGCTCACTTGATAAAATGGGTATATTATTTGTAGATAGTCTTACTTCAAATGCGTCTAAAGCAGGCTATGTAAGTAAGGAGCTTGGGCTAAAATATGTAAAAAGAGACGTGTTTTTAGATAATGATCAAGACGTTTCAAAGATACTAAAACAGCTTAGCTTGGCTATAAAACAAGCAAAAAAAAGAGGGTATGCCATAGCTATAGGACATCCGCACGACTTGACATTTAAAGCTTTAAAGATAGCTAAACAAACTATTTTAAAAGATGTAGATGTAGTTTATCTAAAAGAGATATATGGACTTTATAACTGA
- a CDS encoding RsmB/NOP family class I SAM-dependent RNA methyltransferase codes for MSFKDDLRNLVATDIFDKVWDSFFQPKQVGFFINLLKATKQDALNELLNLGVDFRYSGFGDFYICDFKFKELITTSAVFNEGRIYLQNLSSYLSPLALNPKAGDFVLDMCSSPGGKSIVLANLMSGSGNLAAMEANKERFFKLKANLKNYGCQWVKTYNKDARSVAHTCINKFDKILLDAPCSSYSLYNENFKEKSFKEIKSIARLQKQLLNAALSALKVGGEIVYSTCTFYEEENEDVIKNALASKFDIKLEAIDFDLKSCVKNEFGVRILPDDLMNAFFISKIKKLG; via the coding sequence ATGAGTTTTAAAGATGATTTAAGAAATTTGGTTGCAACTGATATCTTTGACAAGGTTTGGGATAGTTTTTTTCAGCCAAAACAAGTTGGATTTTTTATAAATTTACTAAAAGCTACAAAACAAGATGCTTTAAATGAGCTTTTAAATTTGGGGGTTGATTTTAGATATAGCGGTTTTGGTGATTTTTACATTTGTGATTTTAAATTTAAAGAGCTCATCACAACATCAGCCGTTTTTAATGAAGGCAGAATTTATTTGCAAAATTTAAGTAGCTATCTATCGCCATTAGCGCTAAATCCAAAAGCGGGGGATTTTGTCCTTGATATGTGCTCAAGTCCTGGTGGAAAGAGTATAGTTTTAGCAAATTTGATGAGCGGAAGTGGAAATTTGGCTGCGATGGAGGCAAATAAAGAGAGATTTTTTAAGCTAAAGGCAAATTTAAAAAATTACGGCTGCCAATGGGTAAAAACATACAACAAAGACGCTAGAAGCGTGGCTCATACTTGCATAAATAAATTTGATAAAATCTTACTAGACGCACCTTGTTCGTCGTATTCTTTATACAATGAAAACTTTAAAGAAAAATCATTTAAAGAGATAAAATCCATAGCTAGACTTCAAAAACAGCTTTTAAATGCGGCCCTTAGTGCTTTAAAAGTAGGTGGAGAGATAGTTTATAGTACTTGTACTTTTTATGAAGAAGAGAACGAAGATGTCATCAAAAACGCTTTGGCTTCTAAATTTGATATAAAACTAGAAGCCATAGACTTTGATCTAAAATCATGCGTAAAAAATGAATTTGGAGTTAGGATATTGCCTGATGATCTTATGAATGCATTTTTTATCTCTAAGATAAAAAAGCTAGGTTAA
- a CDS encoding RNB domain-containing ribonuclease, producing MKEFLKALQNGVDDKFIKAEFKEILRVLEQLKAVKKYKNRYYMNDGYVCGKLDISSNATGFLYSYDRRFKQDLIIENRHLNGAHFGDIVLAKLTNSKKSRLHATVIAVLVMANETSVVYTKKFGGAIMGVNVKTGLSIALKASQKSLKELPLGTVLKINNLNNDITEVLGVLSDPNVDEKISLGIFNKKDTFSKTSQNEALSYGDNVDKSMYPNRVDLTELAFCTIDPVDAKDFDDAIYFDKKNRTIYVAIADVSEYVAPYSAIDKEAKFRGFSIYFPHIAIPMLPRNLSENICSLKQDCDRLAFVFKITLDENLESSKEELFEAVIHSKKRFSYDEVDEILALKAKTIDSIQSWILDLFELTKKLKENRLKNGFDFRSKELRMKLKDGLVTQTSYEKETESHALIEDCMLLANKAAAKRIKKGIFRNHAQADLKKINTLLDDLALLGIDVPYQSDTVKLIAQIQTKADELGIREDVDKLIIKAQKRAEYASEPKGHFGLGFELYSHFTSPIRRYSDLLLHRLLKANLKNDIKLFNYLLLDIEGTCATLNELEREADKVAWDFMDRKFARWAALNLNKKFRCIISEVGNESIAKLDDELKGAKIFIEGFACELLTPVLVEIKEVDIASAKIIAKVVEKLNV from the coding sequence GTGAAAGAATTCCTAAAAGCTCTTCAAAATGGAGTAGATGATAAATTTATAAAAGCCGAATTTAAAGAGATTCTTCGCGTATTAGAACAACTAAAAGCCGTCAAAAAATATAAAAATAGATATTATATGAATGACGGTTATGTATGTGGAAAACTAGACATAAGTAGCAACGCTACTGGTTTTTTATACTCTTATGATAGGCGTTTTAAACAAGATCTTATCATAGAAAATAGACATTTAAACGGCGCTCATTTTGGCGATATAGTTCTAGCTAAGCTTACAAATTCAAAAAAATCAAGACTTCATGCCACTGTTATAGCAGTTTTGGTAATGGCAAATGAAACAAGCGTAGTTTATACCAAAAAATTTGGTGGGGCTATAATGGGAGTAAATGTCAAAACAGGACTTAGTATAGCCCTAAAAGCTAGCCAAAAATCGCTAAAAGAACTACCTCTAGGAACCGTTTTAAAAATAAATAATTTAAACAATGATATCACAGAAGTCCTAGGTGTCCTAAGTGATCCAAATGTCGATGAAAAGATATCTCTTGGCATATTCAATAAAAAAGATACTTTTAGCAAAACTAGCCAAAATGAGGCTTTGAGCTATGGAGATAATGTAGATAAAAGTATGTATCCAAATAGAGTAGATCTAACTGAGCTTGCTTTTTGCACGATAGATCCAGTAGATGCAAAAGATTTTGATGATGCTATTTATTTTGATAAAAAAAATAGAACCATATATGTAGCTATCGCCGATGTAAGCGAGTATGTAGCGCCATACTCAGCGATCGACAAAGAGGCTAAATTTAGAGGATTTTCCATATATTTTCCACATATCGCCATTCCGATGCTACCAAGAAATCTTAGCGAAAATATATGCTCTTTGAAACAGGACTGCGATAGGCTCGCATTTGTTTTTAAAATAACACTAGATGAAAACTTAGAATCTAGCAAAGAAGAGCTTTTTGAAGCAGTTATTCACTCTAAAAAGCGATTTAGTTATGATGAAGTTGATGAGATATTAGCATTAAAAGCAAAAACAATAGATAGCATTCAAAGCTGGATACTTGATCTTTTTGAGCTTACAAAAAAACTAAAAGAGAATAGGCTTAAAAACGGATTTGATTTTAGAAGCAAAGAACTTAGGATGAAGCTAAAAGACGGATTAGTCACGCAAACCTCTTATGAAAAAGAGACTGAGTCTCACGCTCTCATAGAAGACTGTATGCTTTTAGCAAACAAAGCCGCGGCAAAACGCATCAAAAAAGGAATATTTAGAAACCACGCTCAAGCTGATCTAAAAAAGATAAATACTCTTCTTGATGATCTAGCGCTTTTAGGCATAGACGTTCCTTATCAAAGTGATACCGTAAAACTCATCGCTCAAATTCAAACAAAAGCAGACGAGCTAGGCATCAGAGAAGATGTAGATAAGCTAATCATAAAAGCTCAAAAAAGAGCTGAATACGCAAGTGAGCCAAAAGGACACTTCGGGCTTGGATTTGAGCTTTACTCGCATTTCACAAGCCCTATTAGAAGATACTCTGATTTACTCTTGCATAGACTTTTAAAAGCAAATTTAAAAAACGATATAAAGCTTTTTAATTATCTTCTTTTAGATATAGAAGGTACTTGCGCAACATTAAATGAGCTTGAACGTGAAGCAGATAAAGTGGCATGGGACTTTATGGATAGAAAATTTGCTCGCTGGGCGGCTTTAAATTTAAATAAAAAATTCCGCTGCATTATAAGCGAAGTAGGAAATGAAAGCATAGCAAAACTAGATGATGAATTAAAAGGTGCTAAAATATTCATAGAAGGCTTTGCGTGTGAGCTCTTAACGCCTGTTTTAGTAGAGATAAAAGAAGTCGATATCGCCTCTGCAAAGATCATCGCAAAAGTGGTAGAAAAATTAAATGTATAA
- the tatB gene encoding Sec-independent protein translocase protein TatB, with protein sequence MFGMSLSEIIIIAVVAVIFLGPDKLPDAMVKIAKFFKMFKQTINSAKSTFEQEVKIAELKEDAKKYKESVQNATNAVRKKLTFEELDELKSSISETKNSVNESLENIKNDIKNPLNSLNSGDILKDEIEQKPAQTTLNLENKKEA encoded by the coding sequence ATGTTTGGAATGAGCTTATCAGAGATAATAATAATAGCCGTTGTTGCTGTGATTTTTTTAGGTCCAGATAAACTACCAGATGCAATGGTAAAGATCGCAAAATTCTTTAAGATGTTTAAACAGACAATAAATTCAGCAAAAAGTACATTTGAACAAGAAGTCAAGATAGCAGAGCTCAAAGAAGACGCTAAAAAGTATAAAGAAAGCGTACAAAATGCGACTAATGCAGTAAGAAAAAAGCTTACGTTTGAAGAACTTGACGAGCTAAAAAGCAGCATAAGCGAAACAAAAAATAGCGTAAATGAAAGCCTAGAAAATATCAAAAACGATATAAAAAACCCATTAAATTCTCTAAATAGTGGCGATATCTTAAAAGATGAAATAGAGCAAAAACCAGCCCAAACTACATTAAATTTAGAAAATAAAAAAGAGGCATAA
- the tatC gene encoding twin-arginine translocase subunit TatC: MFEDLRPHLIELRKRLLISVFALIVCFIICFNFWNPILAYMSAPLKAVLPTGSNIIFTQVAEPFFTAMKVAFFAGLLLSLPIIFWQFWLFVAPGLYENEKKYVIPFVFSATLMFLVGAAFCYYFVVPVGFHFLINFGGELFQALPSIGDYVGFFTKLVVAFGISFELPVVTFFLAKLGIIDDKTLKGFFRYAIVAIFIFAAIMTPPDILSQFLLAVPLIGLYALSILIAKMVNPAPKDDEEDLKEDEQDE, encoded by the coding sequence ATGTTTGAAGATTTAAGACCGCATTTGATTGAACTCAGAAAAAGACTATTGATAAGCGTTTTTGCTTTAATAGTGTGTTTTATAATATGTTTTAACTTTTGGAATCCAATCCTAGCTTATATGAGCGCCCCTTTAAAAGCAGTTCTTCCAACAGGAAGTAACATAATCTTTACTCAAGTCGCAGAGCCATTTTTTACTGCGATGAAAGTAGCATTTTTCGCTGGATTACTCCTATCTTTGCCTATTATTTTTTGGCAATTTTGGCTATTTGTAGCACCAGGTCTTTATGAAAATGAGAAAAAATACGTCATACCATTCGTATTTAGCGCAACTCTTATGTTTTTAGTAGGAGCTGCATTTTGTTATTATTTCGTAGTTCCAGTCGGTTTTCATTTTTTGATAAATTTTGGAGGAGAGCTATTTCAAGCATTGCCTAGTATAGGCGATTACGTTGGATTTTTTACCAAGCTAGTTGTAGCTTTTGGGATAAGTTTTGAGCTTCCAGTCGTTACATTTTTCTTAGCAAAACTAGGAATAATTGATGATAAAACGCTAAAAGGATTTTTTAGATACGCCATAGTTGCTATATTTATATTTGCCGCTATAATGACGCCCCCTGATATCTTAAGTCAGTTTTTACTTGCCGTACCGCTCATAGGACTTTACGCGCTGTCGATTTTGATAGCAAAAATGGTAAATCCAGCGCCAAAAGATGACGAAGAGGACTTAAAAGAAGATGAGCAAGATGAATAA
- the ilvC gene encoding ketol-acid reductoisomerase, with product MAITVYYDKDCDLSLIKSKKVAMIGFGSQGHAHAENLRDSGVEVVVGLNPKGKSWAKAEAKGFKVMSVSDATKYADLIMILTPDELQADIFKAEIEPNLSEGNAIAFGHGFNVHYGQIVPPKGIDCIMIAPKAPGHTVRNEFINGGGIPDLIAVSQDATGKAKDLALSYASAIGGGRTGIIETTFKDETETDLFGEQAVLCGGLCALINAGFETLTEAGYEPEMAYFECLHEMKLIVDLIYQGGMSDMRYSISNTAEYGDYVSGVRVVNESSKAAMKEILKEIQNGTFAKNFILERKAGYTKMNAERKISDASLLNKTGEKLRAMMPWINKGKLVNKDKN from the coding sequence ATGGCTATAACAGTTTATTATGACAAGGATTGTGATCTAAGTTTAATAAAGTCCAAAAAAGTTGCTATGATAGGTTTTGGTTCTCAAGGTCACGCTCACGCTGAAAACTTAAGAGATAGTGGCGTTGAGGTTGTAGTGGGTTTAAATCCAAAAGGCAAAAGCTGGGCAAAAGCAGAAGCTAAGGGATTTAAAGTAATGAGCGTAAGTGATGCTACAAAATACGCAGATCTTATAATGATACTAACTCCAGATGAGCTTCAAGCAGATATTTTTAAAGCCGAGATAGAACCGAATTTAAGCGAAGGAAACGCTATAGCTTTTGGACATGGTTTTAACGTTCATTATGGTCAAATAGTCCCTCCAAAAGGTATCGACTGCATTATGATAGCTCCAAAGGCTCCTGGTCATACTGTAAGAAATGAATTTATAAATGGCGGCGGAATTCCTGATCTTATCGCTGTATCTCAAGACGCAACAGGCAAGGCAAAAGATCTAGCTTTGAGCTATGCAAGTGCGATAGGTGGCGGAAGAACAGGTATCATAGAAACTACGTTTAAAGATGAAACAGAAACAGATTTATTTGGTGAGCAAGCTGTACTTTGCGGTGGGCTTTGTGCTCTTATAAATGCTGGATTTGAGACATTAACTGAAGCTGGATATGAGCCTGAGATGGCGTATTTTGAATGCTTACACGAGATGAAGCTTATCGTTGATCTAATCTATCAAGGTGGAATGAGCGATATGAGATATTCTATATCAAATACTGCTGAATACGGCGATTACGTAAGTGGAGTAAGAGTTGTAAATGAAAGCAGTAAAGCTGCTATGAAAGAGATCTTAAAAGAGATCCAAAATGGAACTTTTGCTAAAAACTTTATCTTAGAAAGAAAAGCGGGTTATACAAAAATGAACGCCGAAAGAAAGATCAGCGATGCGAGCCTACTTAATAAAACTGGCGAAAAACTTCGTGCTATGATGCCTTGGATAAACAAAGGCAAACTTGTAAATAAAGACAAAAACTAA
- the queA gene encoding tRNA preQ1(34) S-adenosylmethionine ribosyltransferase-isomerase QueA: MSKMNNQIFALSSYDYKLPSDLIATSPTIPKEDGKLLVYDRNKDQIFHYKFGDLAKILPPCNIIFNDTKVIKARIYGTKQSGGKIELLLNSPLNDNKFSCYIKGKTSVHTILNFDLNLKAEVLELGDDASRVVRFTKDGKVIAINELYEILASIGHVPLPPYIKREDSKDDEKWYQSIFAKNPGAVAAPTASLHFSHEMLTNLKKNHEISYITLHVGAGTFKGVESDDIRDHKMHSEFYDIPKNTESIINSNAKILGVGTTVTRCIEYYARTKQVNGFCDLFLHPQNRPQRQDYLFTNFHLPKSTLIMLVASFIGLEKTMEIYKIAIENRYKFYSYGDSMLII, translated from the coding sequence ATGAGCAAGATGAATAATCAAATATTTGCTCTTAGTAGTTATGATTATAAGCTTCCAAGTGATCTTATAGCTACATCGCCAACTATCCCTAAAGAAGATGGAAAACTACTAGTTTATGATAGAAACAAAGATCAAATTTTCCACTATAAATTTGGAGATTTAGCTAAAATACTACCGCCTTGTAATATTATCTTTAATGATACTAAAGTCATAAAAGCGCGAATTTATGGAACAAAGCAAAGCGGCGGAAAGATAGAACTTTTACTAAATTCACCGCTAAATGATAATAAATTTAGTTGCTATATAAAAGGAAAAACTAGCGTTCATACTATTTTAAATTTTGATCTTAATTTAAAAGCAGAAGTTTTAGAGCTAGGCGATGATGCTAGTAGAGTCGTGCGTTTCACAAAAGATGGCAAAGTCATAGCAATAAACGAACTTTATGAGATCTTAGCAAGTATCGGGCATGTACCGCTTCCCCCATACATAAAAAGAGAAGATAGCAAAGATGATGAAAAATGGTATCAAAGCATATTTGCTAAAAATCCAGGAGCCGTAGCAGCGCCTACTGCGAGCTTACATTTTAGCCATGAAATGCTAACAAATTTAAAAAAAAATCACGAGATCAGCTATATCACACTACACGTTGGAGCAGGAACTTTTAAAGGCGTTGAGAGCGATGATATAAGAGATCATAAAATGCATAGCGAATTTTATGATATACCAAAAAATACTGAGAGCATTATAAACTCAAATGCCAAAATTCTAGGCGTAGGGACAACTGTTACAAGGTGCATTGAGTACTACGCTAGAACAAAACAAGTAAATGGCTTTTGTGATCTATTTTTACATCCGCAAAACAGACCCCAAAGACAGGATTATTTGTTTACAAATTTTCACCTGCCAAAATCAACTCTTATAATGCTAGTTGCGAGCTTTATAGGGCTTGAAAAAACAATGGAAATTTATAAAATAGCCATAGAAAATAGATATAAATTCTACTCTTATGGTGACTCTATGCTGATAATTTAG
- the rpsF gene encoding 30S ribosomal protein S6 yields MKHYELLFILKPTLTEDEAKVKVDFIKEVITKNGGEIASVVEMGTRKLAYKIDKYERGTYVVIYFTAPTSLIAELVRNVRITEEVIRFLTVKYENKREIAAWEKLSKGQKLVSAKKEIRSTEKPSDLEE; encoded by the coding sequence ATGAAACATTACGAGCTTTTGTTCATCTTAAAGCCAACACTAACAGAAGATGAAGCTAAAGTTAAAGTTGACTTCATAAAAGAAGTTATTACAAAAAACGGCGGCGAAATCGCCAGCGTAGTAGAGATGGGAACTCGCAAACTTGCTTACAAAATAGACAAGTATGAAAGAGGAACTTATGTAGTTATATACTTCACAGCTCCAACATCGCTTATAGCCGAACTAGTCAGAAATGTAAGAATTACTGAAGAAGTTATAAGATTTTTAACTGTAAAATATGAAAACAAAAGAGAGATTGCTGCTTGGGAAAAACTAAGCAAAGGTCAAAAATTAGTAAGTGCTAAAAAAGAGATAAGATCTACAGAAAAGCCAAGTGATTTAGAAGAATAA